The Pseudomonas fluorescens genome includes a window with the following:
- the aceE gene encoding pyruvate dehydrogenase (acetyl-transferring), homodimeric type — protein sequence MQDLDPVETQEWLDALESVLDKEGEDRAHYLMTRMGELATRSGSQLPYAITTPYRNTIPVTHEARMPGDLFMERRIRSLVRWNALAMVMRTNLKDSDLGGHISSFASSATLYDIGFNYFFQAPTDEHGGDLIYFQGHASPGVYARAFMEGRISEDQMNNFRQEVDGNGLSSYPHPWLMPDFWQFPTVSMGLGPIQAIYQARFMKYLEARGFIQPGKQKVWCFMGDGECDEPESLGAISLAGREKLDNLIFVINCNLQRLDGPVRGNGKIIQELEGVFRGAQWNVNKVIWGRFWDPLLAKDVDGILQRRMDEVIDGEYQNYKAKDGAFVREHFFNTPELKAMVADLSDDEIWKLNRGGHDPYKVYAAYHEAVNHKEQPTVILAKTIKGYGTGAGEAKNTAHNTKKVDVDSLKLFRDRFDIPVKDSELENLPFFKPEEGSAEARYLAERRAALGGFVPQRRAKSFSVPTPPLETLKAILDGSGDREISTTMAFVRILAQLVKDKEIGQRIVPIIPDEARTFGMEGMFRQLGIYSSVGQLYEPVDKDQVMFYREDKKGQILEEGINEAGAMSSFIAAGTSYSSHNQPMLPFYIFYSMFGFQRIGDLAWAAGDSRTRGFLIGGTAGRTTLNGEGLQHEDGHSHMLAGTIPNCRTYDPTYGYELAVIIQDGMKKMTEEQQDVFYYITVMNESYQQPAMPAGVEAGIVKGMYLLEEDTREAAHHVQLMGSGTILREVREAAKILREEFNVGADVWSVTSFNELRRDGLAVERSNRLHPGQKPKLSYVEECLNGRKGPVIASTDYMKLFAEQIRQWVPSKEFKVLGTDGFGRSDSRKKLRHFFEVDRKFVVLAALEALADRGDIEPKVVAEAIVKFGIDPEKRNPLDC from the coding sequence ATGCAAGACCTCGATCCCGTCGAAACCCAGGAATGGCTGGACGCCCTGGAATCGGTTCTCGACAAAGAAGGCGAAGACCGTGCTCATTATCTGATGACCCGTATGGGCGAACTCGCAACCCGCAGCGGTTCGCAACTGCCCTACGCCATCACCACGCCGTACCGCAACACGATCCCCGTTACCCACGAAGCACGCATGCCTGGCGACCTGTTCATGGAACGCCGCATTCGCTCGCTGGTACGCTGGAACGCGTTGGCCATGGTCATGCGTACCAACCTGAAAGATTCTGACCTGGGCGGTCACATCTCCAGCTTCGCCTCCAGCGCGACGCTGTATGACATCGGCTTCAACTACTTCTTCCAGGCCCCGACCGACGAACACGGCGGCGACCTGATCTACTTCCAGGGCCACGCATCGCCAGGCGTCTACGCCCGTGCGTTCATGGAAGGCCGCATCTCCGAAGACCAGATGAACAACTTCCGCCAGGAAGTGGACGGCAACGGCCTGTCTTCGTACCCGCACCCTTGGCTGATGCCGGACTTCTGGCAGTTCCCGACCGTTTCCATGGGCCTGGGCCCGATCCAGGCGATCTACCAGGCACGCTTCATGAAGTACCTGGAAGCCCGTGGCTTCATCCAGCCAGGCAAGCAGAAAGTCTGGTGCTTCATGGGTGACGGCGAGTGCGACGAGCCGGAATCCCTGGGCGCGATTTCCCTGGCCGGCCGCGAGAAGCTGGACAACCTGATCTTCGTCATCAACTGCAACCTGCAGCGCCTCGACGGCCCGGTTCGCGGCAACGGCAAGATCATCCAGGAACTCGAAGGCGTGTTCCGTGGCGCCCAATGGAACGTCAACAAAGTCATCTGGGGCCGTTTCTGGGACCCACTGCTGGCCAAGGACGTCGACGGCATCCTGCAACGTCGCATGGACGAAGTCATCGACGGCGAGTACCAGAACTACAAGGCCAAGGACGGCGCGTTCGTCCGTGAGCACTTCTTCAACACGCCTGAACTCAAGGCGATGGTTGCCGACTTGTCCGACGACGAGATCTGGAAACTCAACCGTGGCGGCCACGACCCGTACAAGGTCTATGCGGCGTACCACGAAGCGGTCAACCACAAGGAACAACCAACCGTCATCCTGGCCAAGACCATCAAGGGTTATGGCACTGGCGCCGGCGAAGCGAAGAACACCGCGCACAACACCAAGAAAGTCGATGTCGACAGCCTGAAGTTGTTCCGCGACCGCTTCGACATTCCGGTCAAGGACAGCGAGCTGGAAAACCTGCCGTTCTTCAAGCCTGAAGAAGGCAGCGCCGAAGCCCGTTACCTGGCCGAGCGCCGTGCCGCACTGGGCGGTTTCGTGCCGCAGCGTCGCGCCAAGAGCTTCAGCGTTCCGACCCCACCACTGGAGACCCTCAAGGCGATCCTGGACGGCTCGGGCGACCGTGAAATCTCCACCACCATGGCCTTCGTGCGGATCCTCGCGCAACTGGTCAAGGACAAGGAAATCGGCCAGCGCATCGTGCCGATTATCCCGGACGAAGCCCGTACCTTCGGCATGGAAGGCATGTTCCGCCAGTTGGGCATCTACTCGTCCGTCGGCCAGCTCTACGAGCCAGTCGATAAAGACCAGGTAATGTTCTACCGCGAAGACAAGAAGGGCCAGATCCTCGAAGAAGGCATCAACGAAGCAGGTGCCATGAGCTCCTTCATTGCCGCCGGTACTTCGTACTCCAGCCACAACCAGCCGATGCTGCCGTTCTACATCTTCTACTCGATGTTCGGCTTCCAGCGTATCGGCGACCTTGCCTGGGCGGCCGGCGACAGCCGTACCCGCGGCTTCCTGATCGGCGGTACCGCAGGCCGGACCACGCTGAACGGTGAAGGCCTGCAGCACGAAGACGGCCATAGCCACATGCTGGCCGGGACCATCCCGAACTGCCGCACCTATGATCCGACCTATGGCTACGAGCTGGCGGTGATCATCCAGGACGGCATGAAGAAGATGACCGAAGAACAACAGGACGTCTTCTACTACATCACCGTAATGAACGAGTCCTACCAGCAGCCAGCCATGCCGGCCGGTGTCGAGGCAGGCATCGTCAAGGGCATGTACCTGCTCGAAGAAGACACCCGCGAAGCGGCGCACCACGTCCAGTTGATGGGCTCGGGCACCATCCTGCGCGAAGTGCGCGAGGCAGCGAAGATCCTGCGTGAAGAGTTCAACGTCGGCGCCGACGTCTGGAGCGTCACCAGCTTCAACGAACTGCGTCGCGACGGCCTGGCCGTAGAGCGCAGCAACCGCCTGCACCCAGGCCAGAAGCCAAAGCTGAGCTACGTCGAAGAATGCCTGAACGGCCGCAAAGGTCCGGTCATCGCGTCTACCGACTACATGAAGCTGTTCGCCGAGCAGATCCGCCAGTGGGTTCCTTCCAAGGAATTCAAAGTGCTGGGCACCGACGGTTTCGGCCGTAGCGACAGCCGCAAGAAGCTGCGTCACTTCTTCGAAGTCGACCGTAAGTTCGTTGTGTTGGCAGCCCTGGAAGCCCTGGCTGACCGTGGCGATATCGAACCTAAAGTGGTGGCCGAGGCCATCGTCAAGTTCGGCATCGATCCAGAAAAACGCAACCCACTGGACTGCTGA
- the aceF gene encoding dihydrolipoyllysine-residue acetyltransferase, which yields MSELIRVPDIGSGEGEVIELFVKVGDRIEADQSILTLESDKASMEVPAPKAGVIKSLKVKLGDRLKEGDELLELEVEGAAAAPEAAAPAAAPAAEKPAAAPAAEAAPAPAAAPAAATVQDIHVPDIGSSGKAKIIEVLVKAGDTVEADQSLITLESDKASMEIPSPAAGVVESVEIKLEDEVGTGDLILKLKVAGAAAPAAPAQAAAPAAKTEAAPAPAAAAPAAKAEAAPAPAAAPAPSGAKVHAGPAVRQLAREFGVELSAVGPSGPHGRVLKEDVQAYVKAMMQKAKNAPAEGATGGAGIPPIPAVDFSRFGETEEVAMTRLMQIGASSLHRSWLNIPHVTQFDQADITELEAFRVAQKAVAEKAGVKLTVLPLLLKACAHLLKELPDFNASLAPSGKAVIRKKYVHIGFAVDTPEGLLVPVIRNVDQKSLLQLAAEAAALAEKARNKKLTADDMQGACFTISSLGHIGGTGFTPIVNAPEVAILGVSKATIQPVWDGKAFQPKLMLPLSLSYDHRVINGAAAARFTKRLSDLLGDIRTILL from the coding sequence GTGAGCGAACTCATTCGCGTACCTGACATCGGCAGCGGTGAAGGTGAAGTAATTGAACTGTTTGTGAAGGTCGGCGACCGTATCGAAGCCGACCAGAGCATCCTGACGCTTGAATCGGACAAGGCCAGCATGGAAGTGCCTGCGCCGAAAGCCGGTGTGATCAAGAGCCTGAAAGTGAAGCTGGGCGATCGCCTGAAAGAAGGCGACGAACTGCTGGAGCTGGAAGTCGAGGGCGCCGCTGCGGCACCTGAGGCGGCAGCGCCTGCAGCGGCCCCGGCGGCTGAAAAGCCGGCCGCGGCACCGGCTGCCGAGGCGGCTCCCGCTCCGGCTGCTGCGCCTGCGGCGGCCACGGTCCAGGACATTCACGTTCCGGACATCGGTTCGTCGGGCAAGGCCAAGATCATCGAAGTGCTGGTCAAGGCCGGCGACACCGTCGAAGCCGACCAGTCGCTGATCACCCTGGAATCCGACAAGGCCAGCATGGAAATCCCGTCGCCGGCCGCCGGTGTGGTGGAAAGCGTCGAGATCAAGCTGGAAGACGAAGTCGGCACCGGTGACCTGATCCTGAAGTTGAAAGTAGCCGGTGCCGCCGCACCGGCCGCACCAGCCCAGGCCGCGGCACCCGCTGCCAAGACCGAAGCCGCTCCGGCTCCGGCTGCTGCCGCACCTGCCGCCAAGGCCGAAGCCGCGCCCGCCCCGGCCGCCGCACCAGCCCCAAGCGGCGCCAAGGTCCACGCCGGTCCTGCGGTGCGCCAGCTGGCCCGTGAGTTCGGTGTCGAGCTGTCCGCCGTCGGCCCAAGCGGCCCTCACGGTCGTGTGCTGAAAGAAGACGTGCAAGCCTACGTCAAGGCCATGATGCAGAAGGCCAAGAACGCACCGGCCGAAGGCGCCACTGGCGGCGCGGGCATTCCGCCGATCCCGGCGGTGGACTTCAGCCGCTTCGGCGAAACCGAAGAAGTGGCCATGACTCGCCTGATGCAGATCGGCGCGTCGAGCCTGCATCGCAGCTGGCTGAACATCCCGCACGTGACTCAGTTCGACCAGGCCGACATCACCGAGCTGGAAGCTTTCCGCGTTGCGCAGAAAGCCGTGGCGGAAAAGGCCGGCGTGAAGCTGACCGTACTGCCCCTGCTGCTCAAGGCCTGCGCGCACCTGCTCAAGGAACTGCCGGACTTCAACGCCTCCCTGGCCCCGAGTGGCAAGGCTGTGATCCGCAAGAAATACGTGCACATCGGCTTTGCCGTCGACACCCCGGAAGGCCTGCTGGTACCGGTCATCCGCAACGTCGACCAGAAGAGCCTCTTGCAACTGGCTGCCGAAGCCGCTGCCCTGGCCGAAAAAGCCCGGAACAAGAAGCTCACCGCCGACGACATGCAAGGCGCCTGCTTCACCATCTCCAGCCTCGGCCACATTGGCGGCACCGGCTTCACGCCGATCGTCAACGCGCCGGAAGTGGCGATCCTGGGTGTTTCCAAGGCCACCATCCAGCCTGTCTGGGACGGCAAGGCCTTCCAGCCGAAGCTGATGCTGCCACTGTCGCTGTCCTACGATCACCGTGTGATCAACGGCGCCGCCGCTGCACGCTTCACCAAGCGTCTGAGCGACCTGCTGGGCGACATCCGCACCATCCTGCTGTAA
- a CDS encoding alkaline phosphatase D family protein: MFKPTVGPIVGHTTTDHARIFLRGDRDNNRVFAGIRHRRQGDTRWSKGHFVQLKAYRDMSDVIVLKGLQPDTAYEYQAGWFSPLSPTHTVETVQELPLQWPRTTYCLRTPASKTDAPRAYIVGSCRYLRIAAGIPLLPGLGDRTFAGINRLVAQANPPISAVLMTGDQVYLDDLNVIGPDRTYQNILFRYRSVFTQPHIRKLMSGTPTYMILDDHEIEDNWPARKTVNDDILYANAMGAYGLYQASHGPAHELSSDGTLHKSLTRYWYTFSHGDIQWFVTDSRTQRNLSANDRRILDEEQEQSLLQWLIDSPARVKLVVTSVMFFPDSKHDDGDAWQAFPEQRLRLLETIRRHRIKNVIFVSGDVHGSMTSRLRHSEDPDFEVNTVVSSPFYNSKLLPFAKASDFIFHRPMARTQSGEYRYELTSKVVSQDNFAYLHVTAQSLQVTFHDRDGNPLQTVDIPLQ, translated from the coding sequence ATGTTCAAACCTACCGTTGGCCCCATTGTCGGCCACACGACAACGGACCACGCCCGGATATTCCTGCGCGGCGATCGCGACAACAACCGGGTATTCGCCGGTATTCGCCATCGGCGCCAAGGCGATACACGCTGGTCGAAAGGGCATTTTGTCCAATTGAAGGCCTACCGCGACATGTCCGATGTCATCGTGTTGAAAGGCCTTCAACCCGATACCGCCTACGAGTACCAGGCCGGCTGGTTCAGCCCCCTGAGCCCGACCCATACCGTGGAAACCGTCCAGGAACTGCCGCTGCAATGGCCCAGGACCACCTACTGCTTACGCACGCCGGCCAGCAAAACCGATGCGCCACGCGCTTATATCGTGGGCTCTTGTCGCTACTTGCGAATCGCCGCCGGCATCCCATTGCTACCTGGGCTTGGCGACCGCACCTTTGCCGGCATCAACCGCCTCGTGGCGCAGGCCAACCCACCGATCAGCGCGGTATTGATGACCGGCGATCAGGTTTATCTGGATGACCTGAATGTCATCGGACCGGACCGAACCTATCAGAACATCCTTTTCAGATACCGATCGGTATTTACCCAGCCGCATATCCGGAAACTGATGTCTGGCACCCCTACCTACATGATCCTTGACGACCATGAGATCGAAGACAACTGGCCCGCCAGGAAAACCGTCAACGACGACATCCTCTACGCAAATGCCATGGGCGCTTATGGGCTTTATCAGGCCAGCCACGGGCCAGCCCATGAACTGTCGAGCGACGGAACATTACACAAGTCGTTAACCCGCTACTGGTACACCTTCTCCCACGGCGATATCCAATGGTTCGTCACCGACAGCCGGACGCAACGCAACCTGTCGGCGAATGACCGGCGCATCCTCGACGAAGAACAGGAACAGTCCCTGCTCCAATGGCTCATCGACAGCCCCGCCAGGGTCAAACTCGTCGTGACCAGCGTCATGTTCTTCCCTGACAGCAAGCACGATGACGGCGACGCCTGGCAGGCTTTCCCGGAACAACGCCTGCGCTTGCTGGAAACCATACGCCGCCATCGGATCAAAAACGTGATTTTCGTCTCGGGCGATGTCCACGGCTCCATGACCAGCCGCCTGCGTCACAGCGAGGATCCTGATTTCGAGGTCAACACCGTCGTTTCCTCACCGTTCTACAACAGTAAATTGCTGCCTTTTGCAAAAGCCTCGGATTTTATTTTCCACAGGCCCATGGCCCGCACCCAAAGCGGTGAGTACCGCTATGAACTGACCAGCAAAGTGGTGAGCCAGGACAACTTCGCCTACCTGCATGTCACGGCCCAGAGCCTTCAAGTCACCTTCCACGACCGGGACGGCAACCCCTTGCAGACGGTCGATATCCCACTGCAATGA
- a CDS encoding putative bifunctional diguanylate cyclase/phosphodiesterase, producing the protein MKSQPDAASRMAAEVVTQLPVPSRLGMLRFERLNEASWALLFLDPNCERYFGLPAVELCSLVSAPYASLMEPEARYQLHDAIQQQLAQAAHYQIRYTLHTAKGPMNVLETGEAYKQHNRHLLRGYLLAVDNLLQSEPAVPALDLETQNSRLQIALELNQRAQQEQLQHLDRVRAQQDLILLLTRQRYSANNSLLEAAELITRSACDIYQIDCASLWNLDDGKLVPISAYNRASQAYFLPAVIDANDFPDYMEALQTCRAIDAHNAMRDPRTREMAENLRARDVNAILDASVRIDGQVVGVLCLEQVGVTRAWQSDEIAFAGELADQFAQVINNHNRRTATSALHLFQRAVEQSANAFLLVNCDGVVEYVNPSFTAITQYTTEEVHGQRLSELPALENLSELLFDAPSALAQSNSWQGEFKSRRKNLEPYWGQLSISKVYGDNRELTHYIGIYEDITQTKLAQQRIERLAYTDNLTNLGNRPAFIRNLDERFARDSDSPISLLLVDIDNFKRINDSLGHQTGDKLLISLARRLRNSLSPSGSLARFASNEFAVLLDDTSLEAGQQIASQLLMTLDKPMFVDNQLISVTGSVGLACAPLHGRDPQTLMRNAGLALHKAKANGKHQVQVFTEALNAEASYKLFVENNLRRALTQNELDVFYQPKLCLRSGRLLGMEALLRWNHPEKGMIRPDQFISVAEETGLIIPIGKWIARQACRMSKQLTAAGLGNLQVAINLSPKQFSDPDLVASIASILKEEQLPARLLELELTEGLLLEATEDTHLQLDQLKRLGLTLAMDDFGTGYSSLSYLKKFPIDIIKIDRSFIHEIPDNQDDMEITSAVIAMAHNLKLKVVAEGIETAQQLAFLRRHRCDVGQGYLFDRPIPGAELIEKLKRYPRGPLV; encoded by the coding sequence ATGAAAAGCCAACCCGATGCCGCCAGCCGTATGGCGGCCGAGGTAGTGACGCAGTTACCGGTGCCCTCGCGGCTCGGTATGCTGCGTTTCGAACGGCTGAATGAAGCAAGCTGGGCGCTGTTGTTCCTCGATCCCAACTGCGAGCGATACTTCGGCCTGCCGGCGGTAGAGCTGTGCTCGCTGGTCAGTGCGCCTTACGCCAGCTTGATGGAGCCCGAAGCACGCTATCAGTTGCACGACGCCATCCAGCAACAATTGGCCCAGGCCGCGCATTACCAGATTCGCTACACGCTCCACACCGCCAAGGGCCCGATGAACGTGCTGGAGACGGGTGAGGCCTATAAGCAACACAATCGTCATCTGCTGCGCGGTTATCTGCTGGCAGTGGACAATTTGCTACAAAGCGAACCCGCCGTGCCGGCACTGGACCTGGAAACCCAGAACTCACGCCTGCAGATCGCCCTGGAACTGAACCAGCGCGCCCAGCAAGAGCAACTCCAGCACCTGGACCGGGTACGCGCCCAACAGGACTTGATCCTGCTGCTGACCCGTCAACGCTACAGCGCCAACAACTCCCTGCTCGAAGCCGCTGAACTCATTACCCGCAGCGCCTGTGACATCTACCAGATCGACTGCGCCAGCCTCTGGAATCTGGACGATGGCAAACTGGTACCGATTTCCGCCTACAACCGCGCGTCCCAGGCGTACTTCCTGCCCGCGGTGATCGACGCCAACGACTTTCCCGACTACATGGAGGCGCTGCAGACCTGCCGCGCCATTGACGCCCACAATGCAATGCGCGACCCACGCACCCGAGAAATGGCCGAGAACCTGCGCGCCCGTGACGTCAATGCCATTCTCGACGCCAGCGTGCGTATCGACGGCCAGGTGGTGGGCGTGCTGTGCCTGGAGCAAGTAGGCGTCACCCGCGCCTGGCAGTCGGATGAAATCGCCTTTGCCGGCGAGCTCGCGGACCAGTTCGCCCAAGTCATCAACAACCATAACCGACGCACCGCCACCAGCGCCCTGCACTTGTTCCAGCGCGCCGTGGAACAGAGCGCCAACGCGTTCCTGCTGGTCAATTGCGACGGTGTGGTGGAGTACGTCAACCCGAGCTTCACCGCGATCACCCAGTACACCACCGAGGAAGTCCACGGCCAACGCCTCTCGGAACTGCCGGCCCTGGAGAACCTCAGCGAACTGCTGTTCGACGCCCCCTCGGCGCTGGCCCAGAGCAACAGTTGGCAGGGTGAGTTCAAGAGTCGACGCAAGAACCTGGAGCCCTACTGGGGCCAGCTGTCGATTTCCAAGGTCTACGGCGATAACCGCGAGCTGACCCACTACATCGGCATCTACGAAGACATCACCCAGACCAAGCTGGCCCAGCAGCGCATCGAGCGCCTGGCGTACACCGATAACCTGACCAACCTGGGCAACCGTCCGGCATTCATTCGCAACCTCGATGAACGCTTCGCCCGGGACAGTGATTCGCCCATCAGCCTGCTGCTGGTGGACATCGACAACTTCAAGCGCATCAACGACAGCCTCGGCCACCAGACCGGTGACAAACTGCTGATCAGCCTGGCCCGGCGCCTGCGCAACAGCTTGAGCCCCAGCGGCAGCCTGGCGCGATTTGCCAGTAACGAATTCGCGGTCCTGCTGGACGACACGAGCCTGGAAGCCGGGCAACAGATCGCCAGTCAGTTGCTGATGACCCTCGACAAGCCGATGTTCGTCGATAACCAGTTGATCAGCGTGACCGGCTCCGTGGGCCTGGCCTGCGCGCCGCTGCACGGCCGCGATCCGCAGACCCTGATGCGCAACGCCGGCCTCGCCTTGCACAAGGCCAAGGCCAACGGCAAACACCAGGTCCAGGTGTTCACCGAAGCACTGAATGCCGAGGCCAGCTACAAGCTGTTCGTGGAAAACAACCTGCGTCGCGCCTTGACCCAGAACGAACTGGACGTGTTCTACCAGCCCAAGTTGTGCCTGCGCAGCGGCCGCCTGCTGGGCATGGAAGCGTTGCTGCGCTGGAACCATCCGGAAAAGGGCATGATCCGCCCGGACCAGTTCATCAGCGTGGCCGAAGAAACCGGCCTGATCATTCCCATCGGCAAATGGATCGCCCGCCAGGCCTGCCGCATGAGCAAGCAATTGACCGCCGCCGGCCTGGGCAACCTGCAGGTGGCGATCAACCTGTCGCCCAAGCAGTTCTCCGACCCGGACCTGGTCGCCTCCATCGCCAGCATCCTCAAGGAAGAACAACTGCCGGCCCGGTTGCTGGAGCTGGAGCTGACCGAAGGCCTGTTGCTGGAAGCCACCGAAGACACCCACTTGCAGCTCGACCAGCTCAAGCGCCTGGGGCTGACCCTGGCCATGGACGACTTCGGCACCGGTTACTCGTCCCTCAGTTACCTGAAGAAATTCCCGATCGACATCATCAAGATCGATCGCAGCTTCATCCACGAAATCCCGGACAACCAGGACGACATGGAAATCACCTCGGCGGTGATCGCCATGGCCCACAACCTGAAACTCAAGGTCGTGGCCGAAGGCATCGAGACCGCCCAGCAACTGGCGTTTCTACGGCGCCACCGCTGCGACGTCGGCCAGGGCTACCTGTTCGACCGGCCAATCCCGGGCGCGGAGCTGATCGAAAAGCTCAAGCGCTACCCGCGCGGGCCTCTGGTCTGA
- the msrA gene encoding peptide-methionine (S)-S-oxide reductase MsrA, translating to MVLRSEILVNKNVLPTQEQALPGRETPMTVPDKHFVLDAPLLGPFAMDVDFAIFGLGCFWGAERKFWQREGVVSTAVGYAGGFTPNPTYEEVCSGLTGHSEVVLVVYEPAKVSYEQLLKMFWELHNPTQGMRQGNDIGTQYRSVIYATTPAQLAAAKHSEQVFQAELTKAGKGTITTEIEEAPTFYFAEAYHQQYLAKNPEGYCGIGGTGVTCPI from the coding sequence ATGGTCTTGCGCTCGGAAATCCTGGTGAATAAAAACGTGCTTCCTACTCAAGAACAAGCCCTGCCTGGCCGTGAAACCCCGATGACCGTGCCGGACAAACACTTCGTCCTCGACGCGCCCCTGCTGGGCCCGTTCGCCATGGACGTGGATTTCGCGATCTTCGGCCTCGGCTGCTTCTGGGGCGCGGAACGCAAGTTCTGGCAGCGCGAAGGCGTGGTCAGTACCGCAGTGGGTTACGCCGGTGGTTTCACACCGAACCCGACGTACGAAGAAGTCTGCTCGGGCCTTACCGGCCACAGCGAAGTGGTGCTGGTGGTCTACGAGCCAGCCAAAGTCAGCTACGAACAGCTTCTGAAGATGTTCTGGGAACTGCACAACCCGACCCAGGGAATGCGCCAGGGGAACGACATCGGCACCCAGTACCGTTCGGTGATCTATGCCACCACCCCAGCCCAACTGGCGGCGGCCAAACACAGCGAGCAAGTCTTCCAGGCCGAGCTGACCAAGGCCGGCAAAGGCACCATCACCACCGAAATCGAAGAAGCGCCAACGTTCTACTTCGCCGAGGCCTATCACCAGCAGTACCTGGCGAAGAACCCTGAAGGCTATTGCGGGATTGGCGGGACCGGCGTGACCTGCCCAATCTGA
- a CDS encoding 23S rRNA (adenine(2030)-N(6))-methyltransferase RlmJ, with protein sequence MNYRHAFHAGNHADVFKHLTLTRLIALMSRKEQPFAYLDTHAGIGLYDLQGDQANRTGEYLEGIARLWGESDLPPLTADYMKVLHEMNPDGQLRYYPGSPELARRLTRSQDRVLLNEKHPEDGVLLKDNMKGDRRVAVHLGEGWHVPRALLPVAEKRALMLIDPPFEQPDEMQRCAASLKEAIGRMRQTVAAIWYPVKDQRMLRRFYQDLAGTGAPKLLRVELLVHPLATPNSLNGSGLAIANPPWGLEEELRELLPWLSKKLGQTQGGWQMDWLIAES encoded by the coding sequence ATGAATTATCGCCACGCCTTCCACGCCGGCAATCACGCCGATGTATTCAAACACCTGACCTTGACCCGCCTCATCGCCTTGATGTCGCGCAAGGAGCAGCCCTTCGCCTACCTCGATACCCACGCGGGCATCGGGTTGTACGACTTGCAGGGTGACCAGGCCAACCGTACCGGTGAGTACCTGGAAGGCATTGCGCGGTTGTGGGGCGAGAGCGATCTGCCGCCGCTGACCGCCGATTACATGAAGGTGCTGCACGAGATGAACCCGGACGGGCAGTTGCGCTACTACCCGGGCTCGCCGGAGTTGGCGCGGCGCCTGACCCGTTCGCAGGACCGTGTGCTGCTCAATGAGAAGCACCCTGAAGACGGCGTGTTGCTCAAGGACAACATGAAAGGCGACCGTCGCGTGGCGGTCCACCTGGGTGAGGGCTGGCATGTGCCGCGGGCGCTGCTGCCGGTGGCAGAGAAGCGTGCCCTGATGCTGATTGATCCGCCCTTCGAACAGCCGGACGAGATGCAGCGCTGCGCCGCCTCCCTCAAGGAAGCCATTGGCCGGATGCGCCAGACGGTGGCGGCGATCTGGTACCCGGTCAAGGACCAGCGGATGTTGCGCCGCTTCTACCAGGACCTGGCCGGCACGGGCGCACCGAAGCTGTTGCGGGTGGAACTGCTGGTGCATCCATTGGCGACGCCCAACAGCCTGAACGGCTCCGGCCTGGCGATTGCCAATCCGCCGTGGGGGTTAGAGGAAGAGTTGCGTGAACTGCTGCCGTGGCTGTCGAAAAAGCTGGGGCAGACCCAGGGCGGGTGGCAGATGGATTGGTTGATTGCTGAAAGCTGA
- a CDS encoding DUF4123 domain-containing protein, with protein sequence MNSDQSPRAWLEEHPLQVSEQLFAIFSNASSAGALSAWRRSMNSVASPIWADTPYAGWEAVMPYVGLVSADSGFLDWIAATDSLDWGWLAVSCVSQEILVEHLRGLTQVLLPGGKPVFLRFWDGRFMRPILQSTEVEAGQLLPVIKRCLINGRSLEVVGNAQRPAQAFPWWQVPITLLAATAEGPTDCLLENVLTWLGEEHPHVFERVDGSVLRCKIAHFLERSAVVEAKMAPLQAYLLRELG encoded by the coding sequence CCTCGCGCCTGGCTTGAGGAGCACCCCTTGCAGGTCTCCGAGCAACTATTCGCCATTTTCAGCAATGCCAGTAGCGCCGGAGCGTTGTCGGCCTGGAGGCGCTCGATGAACTCGGTCGCCAGCCCGATCTGGGCCGACACGCCGTACGCCGGGTGGGAAGCGGTCATGCCCTATGTAGGGCTGGTCAGCGCAGACAGTGGGTTTCTTGATTGGATAGCCGCCACCGATTCCCTCGATTGGGGTTGGCTGGCGGTTTCGTGCGTGAGTCAAGAAATCCTTGTCGAACACTTGCGAGGGCTCACACAGGTACTGTTGCCCGGTGGCAAGCCGGTCTTCCTGCGCTTTTGGGATGGGCGCTTCATGCGACCGATCCTGCAATCGACCGAGGTGGAGGCCGGGCAACTCTTGCCGGTTATCAAACGTTGCCTGATCAATGGGCGATCCCTTGAGGTCGTGGGAAATGCCCAGCGGCCGGCCCAGGCTTTTCCCTGGTGGCAAGTGCCCATCACCCTGTTGGCCGCAACGGCCGAGGGTCCGACGGACTGTCTGCTGGAAAACGTGCTCACTTGGCTGGGTGAAGAGCATCCGCATGTGTTCGAGCGGGTCGACGGCAGCGTCCTGCGCTGCAAGATTGCCCACTTTCTTGAGCGATCGGCGGTGGTTGAGGCGAAAATGGCGCCATTGCAGGCCTATTTGCTGCGAGAGCTGGGCTGA